The Thunnus maccoyii chromosome 9, fThuMac1.1, whole genome shotgun sequence genome includes a region encoding these proteins:
- the LOC121904487 gene encoding vegetative cell wall protein gp1-like isoform X3 codes for MGLNLRVVLLWLLVIGELEAYIKSSYHGSNPGIWDMSYQPQGPSYQPKHQPQVPSYQPQVPSYQPQVPSYLPKPQVPSYQPKPQVPSYQPKPQVPSYPPKPQVPSYPPKPQVYSLHPRSQAPLYEAKPQPMPQAPRYQAKPQPVPQPMPQAPRYQAKPQPVPQPMPQAPRYQAKPQPVPQPMPQAPRYQAKPQPVPQPMPQAPRYQAKPQPVPQPMPQAPRYQAKPQPVPQPMPQAPRYQAKPQPVPQPMPQAPRYQAKPQPVPQPMPQAPRYQAKPQPVPQPMPQAPRYQAKPQPVPQPMPQAPRYQAKPQPVPQPMPQAPRYQAKPQPVPQPMPQAPRYQAKPQPVPQPMPPAPRYQAKPQPVPQPMPQAPRYQAKPQPVPQPMPQAPRYQAKPQPVPQPMPQAPRYQAKPQPVPQPMPQAPRYQAKPQPVPQPMPQAPRYQAKPQPVPQPMPQAPRYQAKPQPVPQPMPQAPRYQAKPQPVPQPMPQAPRYQAKPQPVPQPMPQAPRYQAKPQPVPQPMPQAPRYQAKPQPVPQPMPQAPRYQAKPQPVPQPMPQAPRYQAKPQPVPQPMPQAPRYQAKPQPVPQPMPQAPRYQAKPQPVPQPMPQAPRYQAKPQPVPQPMPQAPRYQLNRNFGSGLTAQTEASTSTGDAAGMSGTNFYGSKGGFGYSPN; via the exons ATGGGACTTAATCTACG TGTGGTGTTGCTATGGCTGCTGGTTATTGGAGAACTTGAAGCTTACATTAAAT CTTCCTATCATGGTTCTAATCCTGGCATTTGGGACATGAGCTACCAGCCCCAGGGGCCGAGCTACCAACCCaagcaccagcctcaggtacCGAGCTACCAGCCTCAGGTACCGAGCTACCAGCCTCAGGTTCCCAGCTACCTGCCcaagccccaggttcccagctaccagcccaagccccaggttcccagctaccagcccaagccccaggttcccagctacCCGCCcaagccccaggttcccagctacCCGCCCAAGCCCCAGGTTTATTCCCTTCATCCAAGGTCCCAGGCACCTCTCTACGAGGCCAAGCCTCAGCCCATGCCCCAG GCGCCCCGCTACCAGGCCAAGCCGCAGCCCGTGCCTCAGCCCATGCCCCAGGCGCCCCGCTACCAGGCCAAGCCGCAGCCCGTGCCTCAGCCCATGCCCCAGGCGCCCCGCTACCAGGCCAAGCCGCAGCCCGTGCCTCAGCCCATGCCCCAGGCGCCCCGCTACCAGGCCAAGCCGCAGCCCGTGCCTCAGCCCATGCCCCAGGCGCCCCGCTACCAGGCCAAGCCGCAGCCCGTGCCTCAGCCCATGCCCCAGGCTCCCCGCTACCAG GCCAAGCCGCAGCCCGTGCCTCAGCCCATGCCCCAGGCTCCTCGCTACCAGGCCAAGCCGCAGCCCGTGCCTCAGCCCATGCCCCAGGCTCCTCGCTACCAGGCCAAGCCGCAGCCCGTGCCTCAGCCCATGCCCCAGGCTCCTCGCTACCAGGCCAAGCCGCAGCCCGTGCCTCAGCCCATGCCCCAGGCTCCTCGCTACCAGGCCAAGCCGCAGCCCGTGCCTCAGCCCATGCCCCAGGCGCCTCGCTACCAGGCCAAGCCGCAGCCCGTGCCTCAGCCCATGCCCCAGGCGCCTCGCTACCAGGCCAAGCCGCAGCCCGTGCCTCAGCCCATGCCCCAGGCGCCTCGCTACCAGGCCAAGCCGCAGCCCGTGCCTCAGCCCATGCCCCCGGCGCCTCGCTACCAGGCCAAGCCGCAGCCCGTGCCTCAGCCCATGCCCCAGGCGCCTCGCTACCAGGCCAAGCCGCAGCCCGTGCCTCAGCCTATGCCCCAGGCGCCTCGCTACCAGGCCAAGCCGCAGCCCGTGCCTCAGCCTATGCCCCAGGCGCCTCGCTACCAGGCCAAGCCGCAGCCCGTGCCTCAGCCCATGCCCCAG GCGCCTCGCTACCAGGCCAAGCCGCAGCCCGTGCCTCAGCCCATGCCCCAGGCGCCTCGCTACCAGGCCAAACCGCAGCCCGTGCCTCAGCCCATGCCCCAGGCGCCTCGCTACCAGGCCAAGCCGCAGCCCGTGCCTCAGCCCATGCCCCAGGCGCCTCGCTACCAGGCCAAGCCGCAGCCCGTGCCTCAGCCCATGCCCCAGGCGCCTCGCTACCAGGCCAAGCCGCAGCCCGTGCCTCAGCCCATGCCCCAGGCGCCTCGCTACCAGGCCAAGCCGCAGCCCGTGCCTCAGCCCATGCCCCAGGCGCCTCGCTACCAGGCCAAGCCGCAGCCCGTGCCTCAGCCCATGCCCCAGGCGCCTCGCTACCAGGCCAAGCCGCAGCCCGTGCCTCAGCCCATGCCCCAGGCGCCTCGCTACCAGGCCAAGCCGCAGCCCGTGCCTCAGCCCATGCCCCAGGCGCCTCGCTACCAGGCCAAGCCGCAGCCCGTGCCTCAGCCCATGCCCCAGGCGCCTCGCTACCAGGCCAAGCCGCAGCCCGTGCCTCAGCCCATGCCCCAGGCGCCTCGCTACCAGGCCAAGCCGCAGCCCGTGCCTCAGCCCATGCCCCAGGCTCCTCGCTACCAGCTCAACCGCAATTTTGGCTCTGGTCTTACTGCCCAGACTGAAGCTTCAACCAGCACAGGGGATGCAGCAGG aatgaGTGGGACCAATTTCTATGGAAGCAAAGGTGGATTTGGCTACAGCCCCAACTAG
- the LOC121904487 gene encoding pollen-specific leucine-rich repeat extensin-like protein 1 isoform X6 has translation MGLNLRVVLLWLLVIGELEAYIKSSYHGSNPGIWDMSYQPQGPSYQPKHQPQVPSYQPQVPSYQPQVPSYLPKPQVPSYQPKPQVPSYQPKPQVPSYPPKPQVPSYPPKPQVYSLHPRSQVPSYQPKPQVYSLHPRSQVPSYQPMPQAPRYQAKPQPVPQPMPQAPRYQAKPQPVPQPMPQAPRYQAKPQPVPQPMPQAPRYQAKPQPVPQPMPQAPRYQAKPQPVPQPMPQAPRYQAKPQPVPQPMPQAPRYQAKPQPVPQPMPPAPRYQAKPQPVPQPMPQAPRYQAKPQPVPQPMPQAPRYQAKPQPVPQPMPQAPRYQAKPQPVPQPMPQAPRYQAKPQPVPQPMPQAPRYQAKPQPVPQPMPQAPRYQAKPQPVPQPMPQAPRYQAKPQPVPQPMPQAPRYQAKPQPVPQPMPQAPRYQAKPQPVPQPMPQAPRYQAKPQPVPQPMPQAPRYQAKPQPVPQPMPQAPRYQAKPQPVPQPMPQAPRYQAKPQPVPQPMPQAPRYQAKPQPVPQPMPQAPRYQAKPQPVPQPMPQAPRYQLNRNFGSGLTAQTEASTSTGDAAGMSGTNFYGSKGGFGYSPN, from the exons ATGGGACTTAATCTACG TGTGGTGTTGCTATGGCTGCTGGTTATTGGAGAACTTGAAGCTTACATTAAAT CTTCCTATCATGGTTCTAATCCTGGCATTTGGGACATGAGCTACCAGCCCCAGGGGCCGAGCTACCAACCCaagcaccagcctcaggtacCGAGCTACCAGCCTCAGGTACCGAGCTACCAGCCTCAGGTTCCCAGCTACCTGCCcaagccccaggttcccagctaccagcccaagccccaggttcccagctaccagcccaagccccaggttcccagctacCCGCCcaagccccaggttcccagctacCCGCCCAAGCCCCAGGTTTATTCCCTTCATCCAAGGTCCCAG gttcccagctacCAGCCCAAGCCCCAGGTGTATTCCCTTCATCCAAGGTCCCAGGTTCCCAGCTACCAGCCCATGCCCCAG GCTCCTCGCTACCAGGCCAAGCCGCAGCCCGTGCCTCAGCCCATGCCCCAGGCTCCTCGCTACCAGGCCAAGCCGCAGCCCGTGCCTCAGCCCATGCCCCAGGCTCCTCGCTACCAGGCCAAGCCGCAGCCCGTGCCTCAGCCCATGCCCCAGGCTCCTCGCTACCAGGCCAAGCCGCAGCCCGTGCCTCAGCCCATGCCCCAGGCGCCTCGCTACCAGGCCAAGCCGCAGCCCGTGCCTCAGCCCATGCCCCAGGCGCCTCGCTACCAGGCCAAGCCGCAGCCCGTGCCTCAGCCCATGCCCCAGGCGCCTCGCTACCAGGCCAAGCCGCAGCCCGTGCCTCAGCCCATGCCCCCGGCGCCTCGCTACCAGGCCAAGCCGCAGCCCGTGCCTCAGCCCATGCCCCAGGCGCCTCGCTACCAGGCCAAGCCGCAGCCCGTGCCTCAGCCTATGCCCCAGGCGCCTCGCTACCAGGCCAAGCCGCAGCCCGTGCCTCAGCCTATGCCCCAGGCGCCTCGCTACCAGGCCAAGCCGCAGCCCGTGCCTCAGCCCATGCCCCAG GCGCCTCGCTACCAGGCCAAGCCGCAGCCCGTGCCTCAGCCCATGCCCCAGGCGCCTCGCTACCAGGCCAAACCGCAGCCCGTGCCTCAGCCCATGCCCCAGGCGCCTCGCTACCAGGCCAAGCCGCAGCCCGTGCCTCAGCCCATGCCCCAGGCGCCTCGCTACCAGGCCAAGCCGCAGCCCGTGCCTCAGCCCATGCCCCAGGCGCCTCGCTACCAGGCCAAGCCGCAGCCCGTGCCTCAGCCCATGCCCCAGGCGCCTCGCTACCAGGCCAAGCCGCAGCCCGTGCCTCAGCCCATGCCCCAGGCGCCTCGCTACCAGGCCAAGCCGCAGCCCGTGCCTCAGCCCATGCCCCAGGCGCCTCGCTACCAGGCCAAGCCGCAGCCCGTGCCTCAGCCCATGCCCCAGGCGCCTCGCTACCAGGCCAAGCCGCAGCCCGTGCCTCAGCCCATGCCCCAGGCGCCTCGCTACCAGGCCAAGCCGCAGCCCGTGCCTCAGCCCATGCCCCAGGCGCCTCGCTACCAGGCCAAGCCGCAGCCCGTGCCTCAGCCCATGCCCCAGGCGCCTCGCTACCAGGCCAAGCCGCAGCCCGTGCCTCAGCCCATGCCCCAGGCTCCTCGCTACCAGCTCAACCGCAATTTTGGCTCTGGTCTTACTGCCCAGACTGAAGCTTCAACCAGCACAGGGGATGCAGCAGG aatgaGTGGGACCAATTTCTATGGAAGCAAAGGTGGATTTGGCTACAGCCCCAACTAG
- the LOC121904487 gene encoding vegetative cell wall protein gp1-like isoform X7 produces MGLNLRVVLLWLLVIGELEAYIKSSYHGSNPGIWDMSYQPQGPSYQPKHQPQVPSYQPQVPSYQPQVPSYLPKPQVPSYQPKPQVPSYQPKPQVPSYPPKPQVPSYPPKPQVPSYQPKPQVPSYQPKPQAPRYQAKPQPVPQPMPQAPRYQAKPQPVPQPMPQAPRYQAKPQPVPQPMPQAPRYQAKPQPVPQPMPQAPRYQAKPQPVPQPMPQAPRYQAKPQPVPQPMPQAPRYQAKPQPVPQPMPQAPRYQAKPQPVPQPMPPAPRYQAKPQPVPQPMPQAPRYQAKPQPVPQPMPQAPRYQAKPQPVPQPMPQAPRYQAKPQPVPQPMPQAPRYQAKPQPVPQPMPQAPRYQAKPQPVPQPMPQAPRYQAKPQPVPQPMPQAPRYQAKPQPVPQPMPQAPRYQAKPQPVPQPMPQAPRYQAKPQPVPQPMPQAPRYQAKPQPVPQPMPQAPRYQAKPQPVPQPMPQAPRYQAKPQPVPQPMPQAPRYQAKPQPVPQPMPQAPRYQAKPQPVPQPMPQAPRYQAKPQPVPQPMPQAPRYQLNRNFGSGLTAQTEASTSTGDAAGMSGTNFYGSKGGFGYSPN; encoded by the exons ATGGGACTTAATCTACG TGTGGTGTTGCTATGGCTGCTGGTTATTGGAGAACTTGAAGCTTACATTAAAT CTTCCTATCATGGTTCTAATCCTGGCATTTGGGACATGAGCTACCAGCCCCAGGGGCCGAGCTACCAACCCaagcaccagcctcaggtacCGAGCTACCAGCCTCAGGTACCGAGCTACCAGCCTCAGGTTCCCAGCTACCTGCCcaagccccaggttcccagctaccagcccaagccccaggttcccagctaccagcccaagccccaggttcccagctacCCGCCcaagccccaggttcccagctacCCGCCCAAGCCCCAG gttcccagctaccagcccaagccccaggttcccagctaccagcccaagccccag GCGCCTCGCTACCAGGCCAAGCCGCAGCCCGTGCCTCAGCCCATGCCCCAGGCTCCTCGCTACCAGGCCAAGCCGCAGCCCGTGCCTCAGCCCATGCCCCAGGCTCCTCGCTACCAGGCCAAGCCGCAGCCCGTGCCTCAGCCCATGCCCCAGGCTCCTCGCTACCAGGCCAAGCCGCAGCCCGTGCCTCAGCCCATGCCCCAGGCTCCTCGCTACCAGGCCAAGCCGCAGCCCGTGCCTCAGCCCATGCCCCAGGCGCCTCGCTACCAGGCCAAGCCGCAGCCCGTGCCTCAGCCCATGCCCCAGGCGCCTCGCTACCAGGCCAAGCCGCAGCCCGTGCCTCAGCCCATGCCCCAGGCGCCTCGCTACCAGGCCAAGCCGCAGCCCGTGCCTCAGCCCATGCCCCCGGCGCCTCGCTACCAGGCCAAGCCGCAGCCCGTGCCTCAGCCCATGCCCCAGGCGCCTCGCTACCAGGCCAAGCCGCAGCCCGTGCCTCAGCCTATGCCCCAGGCGCCTCGCTACCAGGCCAAGCCGCAGCCCGTGCCTCAGCCTATGCCCCAGGCGCCTCGCTACCAGGCCAAGCCGCAGCCCGTGCCTCAGCCCATGCCCCAG GCGCCTCGCTACCAGGCCAAGCCGCAGCCCGTGCCTCAGCCCATGCCCCAGGCGCCTCGCTACCAGGCCAAACCGCAGCCCGTGCCTCAGCCCATGCCCCAGGCGCCTCGCTACCAGGCCAAGCCGCAGCCCGTGCCTCAGCCCATGCCCCAGGCGCCTCGCTACCAGGCCAAGCCGCAGCCCGTGCCTCAGCCCATGCCCCAGGCGCCTCGCTACCAGGCCAAGCCGCAGCCCGTGCCTCAGCCCATGCCCCAGGCGCCTCGCTACCAGGCCAAGCCGCAGCCCGTGCCTCAGCCCATGCCCCAGGCGCCTCGCTACCAGGCCAAGCCGCAGCCCGTGCCTCAGCCCATGCCCCAGGCGCCTCGCTACCAGGCCAAGCCGCAGCCCGTGCCTCAGCCCATGCCCCAGGCGCCTCGCTACCAGGCCAAGCCGCAGCCCGTGCCTCAGCCCATGCCCCAGGCGCCTCGCTACCAGGCCAAGCCGCAGCCCGTGCCTCAGCCCATGCCCCAGGCGCCTCGCTACCAGGCCAAGCCGCAGCCCGTGCCTCAGCCCATGCCCCAGGCGCCTCGCTACCAGGCCAAGCCGCAGCCCGTGCCTCAGCCCATGCCCCAGGCTCCTCGCTACCAGCTCAACCGCAATTTTGGCTCTGGTCTTACTGCCCAGACTGAAGCTTCAACCAGCACAGGGGATGCAGCAGG aatgaGTGGGACCAATTTCTATGGAAGCAAAGGTGGATTTGGCTACAGCCCCAACTAG
- the LOC121904487 gene encoding vegetative cell wall protein gp1-like isoform X8, which translates to MGLNLRVVLLWLLVIGELEAYIKSSYHGSNPGIWDMSYQPQGPSYQPKHQPQVPSYQPQVPSYQPQVPSYLPKPQVPSYQPKPQVPSYQPKPQVPSYPPKPQVPSYPPKPQVPSYQPKPQAPRYQAKPQPVPQPMPQAPRYQAKPQPVPQPMPQAPRYQAKPQPVPQPMPQAPRYQAKPQPVPQPMPQAPRYQAKPQPVPQPMPQAPRYQAKPQPVPQPMPQAPRYQAKPQPVPQPMPPAPRYQAKPQPVPQPMPQAPRYQAKPQPVPQPMPQAPRYQAKPQPVPQPMPQAPRYQAKPQPVPQPMPQAPRYQAKPQPVPQPMPQAPRYQAKPQPVPQPMPQAPRYQAKPQPVPQPMPQAPRYQAKPQPVPQPMPQAPRYQAKPQPVPQPMPQAPRYQAKPQPVPQPMPQAPRYQAKPQPVPQPMPQAPRYQAKPQPVPQPMPQAPRYQAKPQPVPQPMPQAPRYQAKPQPVPQPMPQAPRYQAKPQPVPQPMPQAPRYQAKPQPVPQPMPQAPRYQLNRNFGSGLTAQTEASTSTGDAAGMSGTNFYGSKGGFGYSPN; encoded by the exons ATGGGACTTAATCTACG TGTGGTGTTGCTATGGCTGCTGGTTATTGGAGAACTTGAAGCTTACATTAAAT CTTCCTATCATGGTTCTAATCCTGGCATTTGGGACATGAGCTACCAGCCCCAGGGGCCGAGCTACCAACCCaagcaccagcctcaggtacCGAGCTACCAGCCTCAGGTACCGAGCTACCAGCCTCAGGTTCCCAGCTACCTGCCcaagccccaggttcccagctaccagcccaagccccaggttcccagctaccagcccaagccccaggttcccagctacCCGCCcaagccccaggttcccagctacCCGCCCAAGCCCCAG gttcccagctaccagcccaagccccag GCTCCTCGCTACCAGGCCAAGCCGCAGCCCGTGCCTCAGCCCATGCCCCAGGCTCCTCGCTACCAGGCCAAGCCGCAGCCCGTGCCTCAGCCCATGCCCCAGGCTCCTCGCTACCAGGCCAAGCCGCAGCCCGTGCCTCAGCCCATGCCCCAGGCTCCTCGCTACCAGGCCAAGCCGCAGCCCGTGCCTCAGCCCATGCCCCAGGCGCCTCGCTACCAGGCCAAGCCGCAGCCCGTGCCTCAGCCCATGCCCCAGGCGCCTCGCTACCAGGCCAAGCCGCAGCCCGTGCCTCAGCCCATGCCCCAGGCGCCTCGCTACCAGGCCAAGCCGCAGCCCGTGCCTCAGCCCATGCCCCCGGCGCCTCGCTACCAGGCCAAGCCGCAGCCCGTGCCTCAGCCCATGCCCCAGGCGCCTCGCTACCAGGCCAAGCCGCAGCCCGTGCCTCAGCCTATGCCCCAGGCGCCTCGCTACCAGGCCAAGCCGCAGCCCGTGCCTCAGCCTATGCCCCAGGCGCCTCGCTACCAGGCCAAGCCGCAGCCCGTGCCTCAGCCCATGCCCCAG GCGCCTCGCTACCAGGCCAAGCCGCAGCCCGTGCCTCAGCCCATGCCCCAGGCGCCTCGCTACCAGGCCAAACCGCAGCCCGTGCCTCAGCCCATGCCCCAGGCGCCTCGCTACCAGGCCAAGCCGCAGCCCGTGCCTCAGCCCATGCCCCAGGCGCCTCGCTACCAGGCCAAGCCGCAGCCCGTGCCTCAGCCCATGCCCCAGGCGCCTCGCTACCAGGCCAAGCCGCAGCCCGTGCCTCAGCCCATGCCCCAGGCGCCTCGCTACCAGGCCAAGCCGCAGCCCGTGCCTCAGCCCATGCCCCAGGCGCCTCGCTACCAGGCCAAGCCGCAGCCCGTGCCTCAGCCCATGCCCCAGGCGCCTCGCTACCAGGCCAAGCCGCAGCCCGTGCCTCAGCCCATGCCCCAGGCGCCTCGCTACCAGGCCAAGCCGCAGCCCGTGCCTCAGCCCATGCCCCAGGCGCCTCGCTACCAGGCCAAGCCGCAGCCCGTGCCTCAGCCCATGCCCCAGGCGCCTCGCTACCAGGCCAAGCCGCAGCCCGTGCCTCAGCCCATGCCCCAGGCGCCTCGCTACCAGGCCAAGCCGCAGCCCGTGCCTCAGCCCATGCCCCAGGCTCCTCGCTACCAGCTCAACCGCAATTTTGGCTCTGGTCTTACTGCCCAGACTGAAGCTTCAACCAGCACAGGGGATGCAGCAGG aatgaGTGGGACCAATTTCTATGGAAGCAAAGGTGGATTTGGCTACAGCCCCAACTAG
- the LOC121904487 gene encoding vegetative cell wall protein gp1-like isoform X1: MGLNLRVVLLWLLVIGELEAYIKSSYHGSNPGIWDMSYQPQGPSYQPKHQPQVPSYQPQVPSYQPQVPSYLPKPQVPSYQPKPQVPSYQPKPQVPSYPPKPQVPSYPPKPQVYSLHPRSQAPLYEAKPQPMPQAPRYQAKPQPVPQPMPQAPRYQAKPQPVPQPMPQAPRYQAKPQPVPQPMPQAPRYQAKPQPVPQPMPQAPRYQAKPQPVPQPMPQAPRYQAKPQPVPQPMPQAPRYQAKPQPVPQPMPQAPRYQAKPQPVPQPMPQAPRYQAKPQPVPQPMPQAPRYQAKPQPVPQPMPQAPRYQAKPQPVPQPMPQAPRYQAKPQPVPQPMPQAPRYQAKPQPVPQPMPQAPRYQAKPQPVPQPMPPAPRYQAKPQPVPQPMPQAPRYQAKPQPVPQPMPQAPRYQAKPQPVPQPMPQAPRYQAKPQPVPQPMPQAPRYQAKPQPVPQPMPQAPRYQAKPQPVPQPMPQAPRYQAKPQPVPQPMPQAPRYQAKPQPVPQPMPQAPRYQAKPQPVPQPMPQAPRYQAKPQPVPQPMPQAPRYQAKPQPVPQPMPQAPRYQAKPQPVPQPMPQAPRYQAKPQPVPQPMPQAPRYQAKPQPVPQPMPQAPRYQAKPQPVPQPMPQAPRYQAKPQPVPQPMPQAPRYQLNRNFGSGLTAQTEASTSTGDAAGMSGTNFYGSKGGFGYSPN, from the exons ATGGGACTTAATCTACG TGTGGTGTTGCTATGGCTGCTGGTTATTGGAGAACTTGAAGCTTACATTAAAT CTTCCTATCATGGTTCTAATCCTGGCATTTGGGACATGAGCTACCAGCCCCAGGGGCCGAGCTACCAACCCaagcaccagcctcaggtacCGAGCTACCAGCCTCAGGTACCGAGCTACCAGCCTCAGGTTCCCAGCTACCTGCCcaagccccaggttcccagctaccagcccaagccccaggttcccagctaccagcccaagccccaggttcccagctacCCGCCcaagccccaggttcccagctacCCGCCCAAGCCCCAGGTTTATTCCCTTCATCCAAGGTCCCAGGCACCTCTCTACGAGGCCAAGCCTCAGCCCATGCCCCAGGCGCCCCGCTACCAGGCCAAGCCGCAGCCCGTGCCTCAGCCCATGCCCCAGGCGCCCCGCTACCAGGCCAAGCCGCAGCCCGTGCCTCAGCCCATGCCCCAGGCGCCCCGCTACCAGGCCAAGCCGCAGCCCGTGCCTCAGCCCATGCCCCAGGCGCCCCGCTACCAGGCCAAGCCGCAGCCCGTGCCTCAGCCCATGCCCCAGGCGCCCCGCTACCAGGCCAAGCCGCAGCCCGTGCCTCAGCCCATGCCCCAGGCGCCCCGCTACCAGGCCAAGCCGCAGCCCGTGCCTCAGCCCATGCCCCAGGCTCCCCGCTACCAG GCCAAGCCGCAGCCCGTGCCTCAGCCCATGCCCCAGGCTCCTCGCTACCAGGCCAAGCCGCAGCCCGTGCCTCAGCCCATGCCCCAGGCTCCTCGCTACCAGGCCAAGCCGCAGCCCGTGCCTCAGCCCATGCCCCAGGCTCCTCGCTACCAGGCCAAGCCGCAGCCCGTGCCTCAGCCCATGCCCCAGGCTCCTCGCTACCAGGCCAAGCCGCAGCCCGTGCCTCAGCCCATGCCCCAGGCGCCTCGCTACCAGGCCAAGCCGCAGCCCGTGCCTCAGCCCATGCCCCAGGCGCCTCGCTACCAGGCCAAGCCGCAGCCCGTGCCTCAGCCCATGCCCCAGGCGCCTCGCTACCAGGCCAAGCCGCAGCCCGTGCCTCAGCCCATGCCCCCGGCGCCTCGCTACCAGGCCAAGCCGCAGCCCGTGCCTCAGCCCATGCCCCAGGCGCCTCGCTACCAGGCCAAGCCGCAGCCCGTGCCTCAGCCTATGCCCCAGGCGCCTCGCTACCAGGCCAAGCCGCAGCCCGTGCCTCAGCCTATGCCCCAGGCGCCTCGCTACCAGGCCAAGCCGCAGCCCGTGCCTCAGCCCATGCCCCAG GCGCCTCGCTACCAGGCCAAGCCGCAGCCCGTGCCTCAGCCCATGCCCCAGGCGCCTCGCTACCAGGCCAAACCGCAGCCCGTGCCTCAGCCCATGCCCCAGGCGCCTCGCTACCAGGCCAAGCCGCAGCCCGTGCCTCAGCCCATGCCCCAGGCGCCTCGCTACCAGGCCAAGCCGCAGCCCGTGCCTCAGCCCATGCCCCAGGCGCCTCGCTACCAGGCCAAGCCGCAGCCCGTGCCTCAGCCCATGCCCCAGGCGCCTCGCTACCAGGCCAAGCCGCAGCCCGTGCCTCAGCCCATGCCCCAGGCGCCTCGCTACCAGGCCAAGCCGCAGCCCGTGCCTCAGCCCATGCCCCAGGCGCCTCGCTACCAGGCCAAGCCGCAGCCCGTGCCTCAGCCCATGCCCCAGGCGCCTCGCTACCAGGCCAAGCCGCAGCCCGTGCCTCAGCCCATGCCCCAGGCGCCTCGCTACCAGGCCAAGCCGCAGCCCGTGCCTCAGCCCATGCCCCAGGCGCCTCGCTACCAGGCCAAGCCGCAGCCCGTGCCTCAGCCCATGCCCCAGGCGCCTCGCTACCAGGCCAAGCCGCAGCCCGTGCCTCAGCCCATGCCCCAGGCTCCTCGCTACCAGCTCAACCGCAATTTTGGCTCTGGTCTTACTGCCCAGACTGAAGCTTCAACCAGCACAGGGGATGCAGCAGG aatgaGTGGGACCAATTTCTATGGAAGCAAAGGTGGATTTGGCTACAGCCCCAACTAG